From the Lathyrus oleraceus cultivar Zhongwan6 chromosome 4, CAAS_Psat_ZW6_1.0, whole genome shotgun sequence genome, one window contains:
- the LOC127073528 gene encoding BRAP2 RING ZnF UBP domain-containing protein 1 translates to MFFLRVHSVDAESTLDPETIFSAPQSQNPKFSERRGVLHLFRNASESSLPNSSSLSSLLFIVAVPNYLSFDDFIRFCGPHHLDHLHHLLFIRNDGMEDRYSVLIRFNDQIAADGFHSKFNGKKFSPGEAEICHILFLLSVEYSECEEVAGIPPAGCTEIPTCPVCLERLDPDTSGILTTLCDHSFRCPCVSKWTYLSCQVCQFCQQQDEKQACLICGTLDDVWVCMICGFVGCGRYKEGHAIRHWQDTQHCYSLDSKTQQIWDYVGDNYVHRLNQDQSKIDGKSEEMHFRCMSQEGDCDTCECHEDLEVNGAFFNSKVEAIMDEYNRLLTSQLETQRQYYESLLIEAKSKAESSISEAVEKAATSGMLDIQNELEKCTEERNAVAEVNRKLIKNQESWREKVKEAEEREAASMKSKNERILDLEEQIRDITIFLEAQKTIEKMSDSNGIKEGTVLPVVHEQPSPGNSKRNRKLGRRRH, encoded by the exons ATGTTCTTTCTCCGAGTTCACTCAGTAGACGCCGAGAGCACCCTCGATCCCGAAACTATCTTCTCAGCTCCCCAATCTCAAAACCCTAAATTCAGCGAACGCAGAGGCGTTCTCCATCTCTTCCGAAACGCTTCCGAATCCTCTCTCCCAAACTCCAGTTCTCTTTCCTCTCTCCTTTTCATCGTCGCCGTCCCCAATTACCTCTCCTTCGATGACTTCATTCGTTTCTGTGGACCTCACCATCTTGATCATCTTCATCACCTTCTCTTCATCAG GAACGATGGAATGGAAGATAGATATAGTGTGTTGATTAGGTTTAATGACCAGATTGCTGCTGATGGATTTCATAGCAAATTCAATGGGAAGAAATTTTCTCCGGGTGAG GCAGAGATATGCCATATTTTGTTTTTGCTTTCCGTGGAGTACTCAGAATGCGAAGAAGTTGCTGGGATTCCTCCTGCCGGTTGTACAGAAATACCAACTTGTCCAGTTTGCCTAG AGAGACTGGACCCTGATACCAGTGGAATACTCACAACACTTTGTGATCACTCATTCCGATGCCCTTGTGTCTCAAAATGGACATATTTGTCTTGCCAG GTCTGTCAATTCTGTCAACAACAGGACGAGAAGCAAGCCTGTCTTATTTGTGGAACATTAGATGATGTCTGGGTTTGTATGATTTGTGGATTCGTCGGATGTGGAAG ATATAAAGAAGGGCATGCTATTCGACATTGGCAAGATACCCAGCATTGCTATTCTCTTGACTCTAAAACACAACAAATTTGGGATTATGTAGGGGACAATTATGTCCATCGACTGAATCAGGACCAATCTAAAATTGATGGCAAGTCGGAGGAGATGCATTTTCGCTGTATGTCTCAGGAAGGGGATTGCGACACATGTGAATGTCATGAAGACTTAGAAGTTAATGGGGCCTTCTTTAACAGCAAAGTCGAAGCG ATTATGGATGAATACAATCGTCTTCTAACATCTCAGCTGGAAACTCAAAGACAA TATTATGAATCCTTACTAATAGAAGCAAAAAGTAAAGCAGAAAGTTCCATATCTGAAGCAGTGGAGAAAGCGGCAACTTCTGGAATGCTGGATATCCAAAATGAACTAGAAAAGTGTACTGAAGAAAGAAATGCTGTTGCTGAG GTTAATCGGAAGCTCATTAAAAATCAAGAATCGTGGCGAGAGAAGGTTAAAGAAGCTGAAGAGAG GGAAGCTGCATCAATGAAGTCGAAGAATGAGAGGATACTTGATTTGGAGGAACAG ATAAGAGATATCACTATTTTTCTAGAAGCACAAAAAACAATTGAGAAGATGTCAGATTCGAATGGAATAAAGGAGGGAACAGTCTTACCAGTGGTTCATGAGCAACCTTCTCCTGGAAACAGCAAGAGAAACAGAAAGCTTGGTCGAAGGCGGCATTAG